From Terriglobus sp. TAA 43, the proteins below share one genomic window:
- a CDS encoding beta-galactosidase family protein: MTLPVLRASLLAACVLAFLPAASQAQRRTIHTFTVSGRDFLMDGKPYQVISGEMHYPRIPREYWRDRLQKAKAMGLNTITTYAFWNLHEPRPGVYDFSGQNDLAAFLRDAQAEGLNVILRPGPYVCAEWELGGYPSWLLKDRTLTLRSTNPAYHAAVQRWFQRLATEVKPLLLKNGGPIIAVQVENEYGAFGDDLNYLRQVKDDMLHAGLGDGLMFTSNQASDLAKGSLPDLPATVNFGSGNAEASTAMLEKFRPNGPRMVGEYWAGWFDKWGEEHHETDGRKEAQEFQWMLEHGYSVSMYMFHGGSSFGWMNGADSHTGKDYHPDTTSYDYDAPLDESGSPRYKYALLQQAIATATHTKPMPVPKASERRVFPIAAAKESASLWDNLPASVHSETPLTFEDLDQNYGYVLYRSKLPAHAGGTLTINGLHDYAVVYVDRKQVGILDRRLDQSTLTLPSNLREGSALDILVENTGRVNYSHAILTERTGITGTVLLGGAEVEGWEMFSFPMQDLSHLQFRSGPCTGPCFFRTAMSVDQPADTFLDTRGLHKGQLWLGSHNLGRFWSIGPQFTLYSPAPWLHSGMNTITWFDLKGDSRNEALTSVHDPVYGAVTHSRESQ; encoded by the coding sequence ATGACTTTGCCTGTCCTTCGTGCTTCTCTCCTCGCTGCCTGCGTGCTCGCCTTCCTCCCTGCTGCTTCTCAAGCGCAGCGTAGGACGATCCACACCTTCACTGTTTCTGGACGAGACTTTCTGATGGATGGCAAGCCCTACCAGGTCATCTCCGGCGAGATGCACTATCCGCGGATTCCCCGCGAATATTGGCGCGATCGCCTGCAAAAGGCAAAGGCCATGGGCCTGAACACCATCACGACCTATGCCTTCTGGAACCTGCATGAGCCGCGTCCGGGCGTCTACGACTTCAGCGGGCAGAACGACCTTGCAGCGTTCTTGCGCGATGCTCAGGCCGAAGGTCTGAATGTGATTCTGCGGCCTGGGCCGTACGTCTGTGCCGAATGGGAGCTTGGCGGGTATCCTTCCTGGCTGCTGAAAGACCGCACCCTTACTCTGCGATCCACCAATCCTGCGTATCATGCGGCCGTACAACGATGGTTTCAGCGGCTGGCCACTGAGGTGAAACCGCTGCTGCTGAAGAATGGTGGCCCTATCATCGCCGTTCAGGTTGAGAACGAATATGGAGCCTTTGGCGACGACCTCAACTATCTGCGGCAGGTGAAGGATGACATGTTACATGCGGGTCTCGGCGACGGCCTTATGTTCACGTCAAACCAAGCATCAGACCTGGCCAAAGGCTCGCTTCCAGATCTTCCCGCCACCGTCAACTTCGGCTCTGGCAATGCAGAAGCTTCCACCGCCATGCTGGAAAAGTTTCGACCCAATGGACCACGCATGGTGGGCGAATATTGGGCCGGATGGTTCGACAAATGGGGCGAAGAACATCACGAAACGGACGGCCGCAAAGAAGCGCAGGAGTTTCAGTGGATGCTGGAACACGGTTACTCCGTCTCCATGTACATGTTCCACGGCGGCAGCAGTTTTGGATGGATGAACGGTGCCGACTCTCACACCGGCAAGGACTACCATCCGGACACGACCAGCTATGACTACGACGCTCCGCTGGATGAATCCGGCTCGCCGCGCTACAAGTATGCGTTGCTGCAACAAGCCATCGCGACCGCAACGCACACCAAGCCGATGCCGGTACCGAAAGCCTCTGAACGTCGCGTCTTCCCCATTGCAGCGGCAAAGGAATCAGCATCGCTCTGGGACAATCTGCCTGCATCCGTACACTCTGAGACGCCGTTGACCTTCGAAGATCTGGATCAGAACTACGGCTACGTGCTCTATCGCTCCAAGCTGCCTGCACATGCCGGAGGCACGCTGACCATCAATGGCCTGCATGACTACGCAGTGGTCTACGTTGACCGGAAGCAGGTCGGCATACTCGACCGCCGCTTGGATCAATCCACTTTGACACTGCCTTCGAATCTTCGTGAGGGTTCTGCCCTCGACATACTGGTGGAGAACACAGGCCGCGTGAACTACTCGCACGCCATCTTGACGGAACGAACAGGAATCACGGGAACGGTTCTGCTGGGTGGCGCAGAGGTAGAGGGGTGGGAGATGTTTTCATTCCCAATGCAGGACCTTTCACACTTGCAGTTCCGCTCCGGTCCATGCACTGGCCCGTGTTTCTTCAGAACCGCCATGTCAGTCGACCAGCCAGCAGACACATTCCTCGACACACGGGGACTTCACAAAGGACAGCTCTGGCTGGGAAGCCACAACCTCGGTCGCTTCTGGTCGATTGGACCGCAATTCACGTTGTATTCGCCCGCCCCGTGGCTTCACTCCGGAATGAACACCATCACGTGGTTCGACCTTAAAGGCGATAGCCGAAACGAAGCGCTGACCTCGGTACATGACCCTGTCTACGGAGCCGTAACGCACAGCCGCGAATCACAATAG
- a CDS encoding sodium/solute symporter (Members of the Solute:Sodium Symporter (SSS), TC 2.A.21 as described in tcdb.org, catalyze solute:Na+ symport. Known solutes for members of the family include sugars, amino acids, nucleosides, inositols, vitamins, urea or anions, depending on the system.) yields the protein MIDGVSRFGIGIWFLPAYGLITMLIGWKSRRRFATAGDYLNASHTLPLPIVIIAYLASNCGALEIVGLSAMAAHYGALAFHFYLIGAIPGMIFLALWMMPVYLHNGVTSVPEYLMVRYGPRMRLLNACVTACMMLLLSGISLYAMAQVLTVTIGMSFEWGILCCAFIVIVYVFLGGIRATIYNELFQFFVIVAGLLPLALRSFRLLRLHGQADVSQNLHLWHGMQAFAPQARMDGFGVVAGLGFVLGFGYWCTDFVMMQRAFAARTENDARQVPLWAGFGKLLFSLLVVVPGLAALHVLPQTAEHYDRTLPRMMTVLYSPWLQGLGLTALAASLMSSLASNVSAFAALWTEDIYRTTICKNRDDSHYLRMGHFAVVAATFLSLSASYLNFLFRDLMEHIQLIFSVFAAPFWAVFLLGMLTRRTTERGAIFGFVLGSSFSFAHSVAVSRDWLHYGSTMTANFHSAIYAFTIAAIAAWCLSPQGNAAVEGRLRWNIVTVSRTNAYLVALAFLLLIACVWFNMRWF from the coding sequence ATGATCGACGGAGTTTCTCGCTTCGGCATAGGTATCTGGTTTCTCCCGGCATACGGCCTCATCACCATGCTGATCGGCTGGAAGTCGCGCAGGCGATTTGCCACGGCTGGCGACTACCTGAACGCCTCGCACACTCTGCCGTTGCCAATTGTCATCATTGCGTATCTCGCTTCGAACTGCGGCGCACTCGAGATTGTCGGCCTCAGCGCCATGGCTGCGCATTACGGCGCACTCGCATTTCACTTCTATCTCATCGGGGCCATCCCCGGCATGATCTTCCTTGCGTTGTGGATGATGCCAGTCTATCTACACAACGGCGTTACCAGTGTCCCAGAGTACTTAATGGTTCGGTACGGTCCACGCATGCGTCTATTGAACGCATGTGTCACCGCCTGCATGATGCTCCTGCTGTCTGGCATCAGCCTGTATGCCATGGCGCAGGTGCTTACCGTCACCATCGGTATGTCATTCGAGTGGGGAATTCTCTGCTGCGCATTCATTGTCATCGTCTATGTCTTCCTTGGGGGCATCCGCGCCACCATCTATAACGAGCTCTTCCAGTTCTTCGTGATTGTTGCCGGCCTTTTGCCACTGGCGTTGCGCAGCTTTCGGTTGCTACGACTTCACGGACAAGCTGACGTGTCACAGAATCTGCATCTATGGCACGGCATGCAAGCCTTCGCACCGCAGGCACGCATGGATGGTTTCGGTGTAGTAGCAGGTCTGGGCTTCGTACTGGGTTTCGGCTACTGGTGTACGGACTTTGTCATGATGCAGCGCGCCTTTGCCGCACGCACTGAGAATGACGCGCGACAGGTTCCCCTTTGGGCTGGTTTCGGCAAACTGCTTTTTTCGTTGTTAGTCGTTGTCCCGGGGCTTGCAGCGCTACATGTTCTGCCACAAACCGCTGAACACTATGACCGAACTTTGCCGCGGATGATGACGGTTCTCTATTCCCCGTGGTTACAAGGGCTAGGGCTGACTGCGCTGGCGGCTAGTCTTATGTCCAGCCTTGCATCCAACGTGTCCGCTTTCGCTGCGCTCTGGACGGAAGACATTTATCGCACCACCATTTGCAAGAACCGCGATGATTCCCACTATCTCCGCATGGGACATTTCGCAGTAGTGGCTGCGACGTTCCTGAGTCTGTCTGCCTCCTATCTGAATTTTCTTTTTCGCGATCTCATGGAACATATCCAGTTGATCTTCTCAGTGTTCGCTGCCCCATTCTGGGCTGTGTTTCTGCTGGGAATGTTGACACGCAGGACAACCGAGCGCGGAGCCATCTTCGGCTTCGTTCTGGGTTCCAGCTTTTCGTTTGCACACTCCGTAGCCGTATCGCGTGATTGGTTGCACTACGGCAGCACCATGACAGCCAATTTCCATTCCGCAATCTATGCCTTCACCATTGCGGCAATTGCAGCATGGTGCCTGAGTCCACAAGGAAACGCCGCTGTAGAAGGCCGCTTACGATGGAACATCGTCACAGTTTCCCGCACAAATGCGTATCTTGTGGCGCTCGCGTTCTTGCTGCTCATCGCATGCGTCTGGTTCAACATGCGGTGGTTTTAA
- a CDS encoding LacI family DNA-binding transcriptional regulator has product MREIARRAGVSSATVSRVINGSTIVREDTAQRVRKVLAEVQFIPNPSATTLKYGRSKTYGLIVPDMLNPFFAEFFGAFEDLLVEIDHEVLLTSAQDAEKLLKSIRRMLMRQVDGAVLMASEFDTQSVEPLLRRRVPLATVDRRTVHAGCSDVSIDYELGFVEAVRHLVSLGHTRIGYIGGMKGPHTTEVRANAFKMAVRNAGLTLHSELMRLGNYRVSGGEREVTALMKVAEPPTAILSANDLTAFGATQGLHRLGLSTPRDLSIVGLDDILLSEVCQPPLSTIRTPRKRLAKVCLEALDFSKANIESQGIQLSVPTELIVRETTAPPRHKKQTSKTSRRKS; this is encoded by the coding sequence ATGCGCGAGATCGCACGGCGGGCAGGCGTTTCCAGTGCTACGGTTTCGCGCGTCATCAACGGCTCAACGATCGTCCGCGAAGATACAGCGCAGCGCGTTCGCAAGGTCCTGGCAGAAGTCCAGTTCATCCCCAACCCAAGCGCTACCACGCTGAAGTACGGACGCAGCAAAACCTACGGACTCATCGTTCCGGATATGCTGAATCCCTTCTTCGCGGAGTTCTTCGGTGCGTTTGAGGATTTGCTGGTTGAGATTGACCACGAAGTCCTTCTGACCAGCGCGCAGGATGCGGAAAAATTGCTCAAGTCCATCCGTCGGATGCTGATGCGGCAGGTGGACGGAGCGGTGTTGATGGCCTCCGAATTCGATACGCAGTCTGTCGAGCCCCTGTTGCGGCGGCGCGTTCCCTTAGCCACCGTGGATCGCAGAACGGTTCATGCAGGTTGCAGCGACGTCTCCATCGATTACGAACTCGGTTTCGTGGAGGCTGTGCGCCACCTCGTGTCGCTTGGGCACACTCGCATTGGTTATATCGGCGGTATGAAGGGACCTCATACAACAGAGGTTCGCGCAAACGCTTTCAAAATGGCCGTTCGCAATGCGGGACTCACTCTGCATTCTGAGTTGATGCGCCTTGGCAATTACCGCGTCTCCGGTGGAGAGCGCGAAGTGACCGCATTGATGAAAGTAGCAGAGCCCCCCACCGCGATCCTTTCGGCAAACGATCTGACCGCCTTTGGAGCTACGCAGGGGTTGCACAGACTCGGTCTGTCGACACCACGCGATCTGTCTATCGTGGGCCTGGACGACATTCTTCTCAGTGAAGTCTGCCAGCCCCCTCTATCGACCATCCGTACACCGCGAAAACGGCTCGCGAAAGTCTGCCTTGAGGCGCTCGATTTCTCGAAAGCAAATATCGAAAGCCAGGGCATCCAGCTTTCTGTTCCAACGGAACTGATCGTGCGTGAGACAACAGCCCCGCCACGGCACAAAAAACAGACCAGCAAAACATCGCGCCGGAAATCATGA
- a CDS encoding CRTAC1 family protein → MLSSVVVARCHAQGGSSSGPPAAPIYGEDHKPITESGFVKSGPVVFKEDAAAAGLTSWHHTMGTPEKSLILETTGSGVAMIDYDRDGWLDLYFVNGSTWDAEKGKARAPHAALFHNNHDGTFTDVTAKAGVANDRWGFAVAVGDYDNDGWPDLYVSNYGKNRLYHNNHDGTFTDVAEKAGVTLGNWSTGATFGDYDGDGRLDLFVPGYVHFDMNHLPLSGSAEVGFLNCSFRGTHTMCGPKGLRGEPDHLFHNNGDGTFTDVSEKAGVADKKGNYGFSSTFVDMDGDGKQDLLVTDDSSPNYLYRNKGDGTFEDVSLISGFALNQQGRDQANMGLAIGDYRNNGLLDLYTGTFSDDYKPLFRNEGDLNFSEITPEMGLAAPTYPFLTWATGFIDFDNDGWKDIFLANGHVYPQADHSDWGTSFKQRPLLFHNTNQGTKFIMMPPVVGSGLAEVIPGRGAAFGDLFNDGRIDVVINNLDQAPSLLRNVDNNTNHWVGLQLVGAAKTPKDATGTTVYLTAGGLRQRGDVLSGGSYESNNDPRVHFGLGSSSSIDGVEIHWTDGSIEKLKLPTVDRFYTIEQGHGVIAGVYDAPAPVHAVPKK, encoded by the coding sequence ATGTTGTCTTCCGTGGTGGTGGCCCGATGCCACGCGCAGGGAGGATCGTCTAGTGGACCACCCGCTGCGCCCATCTATGGCGAGGATCACAAACCCATAACGGAGAGCGGTTTCGTTAAGTCTGGGCCCGTTGTTTTTAAAGAAGATGCGGCGGCTGCGGGGCTAACGAGCTGGCACCACACGATGGGGACGCCAGAGAAATCTCTGATCCTGGAGACAACAGGTTCCGGCGTCGCGATGATCGATTATGATCGCGACGGTTGGCTGGACCTCTACTTCGTAAACGGCTCCACCTGGGACGCGGAGAAGGGGAAGGCCCGCGCACCGCATGCAGCGCTGTTTCATAACAACCACGACGGTACTTTTACGGATGTGACGGCAAAAGCTGGCGTTGCGAATGATCGCTGGGGTTTTGCTGTGGCCGTGGGCGACTACGACAACGACGGCTGGCCTGATCTTTATGTCTCGAACTACGGTAAGAACCGGCTATATCACAACAACCATGACGGCACCTTCACGGACGTGGCGGAGAAGGCGGGTGTGACACTTGGTAACTGGTCCACGGGCGCTACCTTCGGTGACTACGATGGCGATGGCCGGCTGGATCTTTTTGTGCCTGGTTATGTTCATTTCGATATGAACCATCTGCCGTTGTCGGGCTCTGCGGAGGTGGGATTTCTGAATTGCTCGTTTCGCGGAACACATACTATGTGTGGCCCGAAAGGGCTTCGCGGTGAGCCGGATCATCTGTTTCATAACAATGGTGACGGTACGTTTACCGATGTGAGTGAAAAAGCCGGAGTCGCAGACAAGAAGGGCAACTACGGCTTCAGTTCCACGTTTGTGGACATGGATGGTGATGGCAAACAGGACCTGCTTGTCACCGATGACTCGTCGCCGAACTACCTCTATCGCAACAAGGGCGATGGCACGTTTGAAGACGTCAGTCTTATCTCCGGCTTCGCGTTGAACCAGCAGGGACGCGATCAAGCCAACATGGGACTAGCGATTGGTGACTATCGCAACAACGGTTTGCTTGACCTGTACACAGGTACGTTCTCTGACGATTACAAGCCGCTGTTTCGTAATGAAGGCGATCTGAACTTCTCTGAGATCACACCGGAGATGGGACTTGCCGCACCGACCTATCCCTTCCTGACGTGGGCCACCGGGTTTATCGACTTTGATAACGATGGGTGGAAGGACATCTTCCTGGCAAATGGACACGTGTATCCGCAGGCCGATCATTCAGATTGGGGAACGTCGTTCAAACAAAGGCCGCTTCTGTTCCACAACACGAATCAGGGAACGAAGTTCATCATGATGCCGCCGGTAGTGGGGTCAGGACTCGCCGAAGTCATTCCGGGACGCGGGGCAGCGTTTGGCGATCTGTTCAATGACGGCAGGATTGACGTGGTTATTAACAACCTGGATCAGGCGCCGTCGCTGCTGCGCAATGTCGATAACAATACGAATCACTGGGTTGGGCTGCAACTTGTGGGTGCAGCGAAAACACCGAAAGATGCTACGGGAACGACGGTTTATTTGACAGCTGGAGGCTTGCGGCAGCGTGGCGATGTGCTGAGCGGTGGAAGTTACGAGTCAAACAATGATCCCCGTGTTCACTTCGGACTTGGTAGTTCGAGCAGTATCGATGGTGTCGAGATTCACTGGACTGACGGCAGCATTGAAAAACTCAAGTTGCCGACTGTCGACCGGTTCTACACCATTGAACAAGGACATGGGGTGATTGCCGGGGTGTACGATGCTCCTGCGCCAGTTCATGCCGTTCCGAAAAAGTAA
- a CDS encoding tetratricopeptide repeat protein produces the protein MAMKRRLHPQTAGRLLLVFGMPALLVFALLPVGKTFAGQQSAKGNTATPPQYTTPVYTPATIPAHAELDPERKKWAEMIRHSYDFGVMSDNISLPGNAQVEGGDFIQPGAFPTAQYCGYCHKEAFAEWRQSLHSNSFRTPFYRTSVNIVINTKGIQFSRHCDSCHNPIAVLSGALTKNSMVDRRFDQDGVTCMTCHSIGKVQSTLGNGGYVMSVPSVVTDAQGNRISGQVPYKDILAHPDRHAAAVMRPLMKQPEFCAACHKANLPDSLNEYKWIRAFTTYDEWQNSKFSEQNPLTFYKGNYLPCQGCHMERFDVALPEPGAKHGSFASHRWTAGNTAVPTYYAFDEQIDKTLAFLKRGTFLNVDLFGVKINGKNLVAPLGEQNFSVKPNDVVEAYVVVQNKNIGHSLIPEVRDLFEAWMEFEAKDSTTGKVIYHSGYLKPDGSLDESAHSFTNRPVNTGGTFVDNHKVWTIHSVAYDNTVQAGRSVLVRYEFRVPADVKQGVSITARVNYRHLRHSYSDNIFGKVSGYKELPVVEIASRTRILAMGDNHAEPAIAGDNPAWMRWNNLGIALLDQLQYGDSLNAFHEALKLHPNDADGYTNMALTNIQWEKFQPARTALEKALELSPANARALYYLALVERRDGNTSQEIADLRQVVAQYPRSIDARRELGVSYYQSGDQKSSMEQFQALQNIDPDDVAAHYNLSLLYRRSGMKDSAKLQGALFALKKTDPGAPTYSQDFLRMHPEISTESIPWHVHSGLHHTHSADGSAVTETPMGSSH, from the coding sequence ATGGCTATGAAACGCCGTCTCCATCCGCAAACCGCAGGTCGTCTCCTTCTAGTATTCGGGATGCCCGCTCTGCTTGTGTTCGCTCTTTTGCCAGTTGGGAAAACGTTTGCGGGCCAACAGAGCGCGAAGGGAAACACCGCGACACCACCGCAGTACACCACTCCGGTCTATACTCCTGCGACGATCCCTGCTCATGCGGAACTTGATCCAGAACGTAAGAAATGGGCTGAAATGATCCGCCACAGTTATGACTTCGGTGTGATGTCGGACAACATCTCTCTGCCGGGTAATGCGCAGGTAGAAGGTGGTGACTTTATTCAGCCCGGAGCTTTTCCGACGGCGCAGTATTGCGGATATTGCCATAAGGAAGCCTTTGCGGAATGGCGTCAGTCGCTTCATTCCAACTCGTTTCGTACGCCGTTCTATCGGACGAGCGTCAACATCGTTATCAATACGAAAGGCATTCAGTTTTCGCGTCATTGCGATAGCTGCCACAACCCTATTGCGGTGCTTTCCGGTGCTCTAACGAAGAACTCGATGGTGGACCGCCGTTTCGATCAGGACGGCGTTACCTGCATGACGTGCCACTCCATCGGGAAGGTGCAATCCACGCTGGGCAATGGCGGTTATGTGATGAGTGTGCCTTCCGTCGTAACAGATGCGCAGGGAAATCGCATATCGGGGCAGGTTCCGTACAAGGACATCCTCGCGCATCCTGATCGTCATGCTGCTGCGGTGATGCGTCCACTGATGAAGCAGCCGGAGTTTTGCGCGGCATGTCACAAAGCGAACTTGCCTGATTCATTGAATGAGTACAAATGGATTCGCGCGTTCACGACGTATGACGAGTGGCAGAACTCGAAGTTCTCAGAGCAGAATCCGCTCACGTTTTATAAGGGGAATTACTTGCCTTGCCAGGGCTGCCATATGGAGCGCTTTGACGTAGCTCTTCCCGAGCCGGGAGCTAAGCATGGCAGTTTTGCATCGCATCGCTGGACTGCTGGAAACACCGCAGTGCCGACCTACTACGCCTTTGATGAACAGATCGACAAGACGCTTGCGTTTTTGAAGCGCGGCACGTTCCTCAACGTCGATCTGTTTGGTGTGAAGATCAATGGGAAGAACCTTGTCGCACCGCTAGGCGAGCAGAACTTCAGCGTGAAACCGAACGATGTTGTTGAAGCATACGTTGTTGTTCAAAACAAAAATATTGGACACTCACTTATTCCTGAAGTGCGCGATCTTTTCGAAGCATGGATGGAGTTCGAAGCGAAAGACTCTACGACAGGCAAGGTGATTTATCACAGCGGTTATCTGAAACCGGATGGATCGCTGGACGAATCGGCGCACAGCTTCACGAACCGGCCTGTGAATACTGGCGGTACTTTCGTCGACAACCATAAGGTATGGACGATTCATTCAGTCGCTTACGACAACACTGTGCAGGCCGGTCGCTCTGTCCTTGTGCGTTATGAGTTTCGCGTGCCGGCTGATGTGAAGCAGGGCGTTTCCATCACGGCGCGCGTTAACTATCGGCATCTTCGTCATAGCTATTCCGACAATATCTTTGGCAAGGTAAGCGGTTACAAAGAATTACCAGTAGTTGAAATCGCTTCTCGTACTCGCATTCTTGCCATGGGCGATAACCATGCGGAGCCTGCAATTGCAGGCGATAACCCGGCGTGGATGCGATGGAATAATCTCGGCATCGCGTTGCTGGATCAACTGCAGTATGGCGATTCGCTCAACGCCTTTCATGAAGCATTGAAGCTTCACCCGAACGATGCGGATGGCTACACCAACATGGCGCTCACAAACATTCAGTGGGAAAAGTTTCAACCAGCGCGCACTGCACTGGAGAAGGCGTTGGAACTGAGTCCCGCCAATGCGCGTGCGCTTTACTACCTTGCACTTGTGGAACGGCGTGACGGGAATACATCGCAAGAGATCGCTGACCTGAGACAGGTAGTCGCCCAGTATCCAAGGTCCATCGATGCGAGAAGAGAACTGGGCGTTTCGTACTATCAGTCCGGCGATCAGAAGTCCTCTATGGAGCAGTTCCAGGCGCTGCAAAACATCGATCCCGACGACGTAGCTGCACACTATAACTTGTCGTTGCTGTATCGTCGCAGCGGCATGAAAGACAGTGCGAAGTTGCAAGGAGCACTGTTCGCTCTCAAGAAGACTGACCCAGGAGCACCGACGTACTCGCAGGACTTTCTGAGAATGCATCCAGAGATTTCTACCGAGAGTATTCCATGGCATGTCCATTCTGGCCTGCATCACACGCATTCTGCAGACGGCAGTGCCGTGACGGAAACACCTATGGGGAGTTCACATTGA
- the panD gene encoding aspartate 1-decarboxylase has translation MMKSKLHHATVTQSDLHYEGSIGIDTDLLDQSGILVNEAVHVWNVNTGQRWETYAIPQPAGMGQIQVNGAAARLAQVGDVVIIAAFSWMPETVAKTHAPLVVLLNEDNKPISDR, from the coding sequence ATGATGAAGTCGAAGCTGCACCACGCAACGGTGACGCAGTCGGATCTTCACTACGAAGGCAGCATTGGCATCGATACGGATCTTCTGGATCAATCAGGCATCCTGGTAAATGAAGCTGTACATGTGTGGAACGTAAATACCGGCCAACGCTGGGAAACGTACGCCATTCCTCAACCTGCAGGCATGGGACAGATTCAGGTGAACGGCGCCGCGGCAAGACTTGCACAGGTGGGCGATGTCGTCATCATCGCTGCATTCTCATGGATGCCAGAAACTGTCGCGAAAACACATGCGCCGCTTGTTGTTCTCTTGAATGAGGACAACAAGCCAATTTCGGACAGATAA
- the panB gene encoding 3-methyl-2-oxobutanoate hydroxymethyltransferase, whose protein sequence is MMSQTEIRDALRPAAVAKVTPQTLLQSKRAFTPLTALTAYDYPTARLADEAGIDMILVGDSVGTAVLGYDNTLSVTMDDMLHHARAARRGTQRAMLVVDMPYGSYQVSIEDAVRNGLRFFKESGSEAVKLEGGIAYVPHVKALTQSEIPVVGHIGLTPQSIHRMGGYRVQGLSDAAATRLRDDAKALEEAGAIALVLEGIPRELAAQITDAISIPTIGIGAGPDCDGQILVFHDVFSLSFTRKPKFVRSFGDGRSLMEQGIRDFRDAVVARTFPDDRESYHMPKAEASPERYIGSAHQREVAACK, encoded by the coding sequence ATGATGAGTCAAACTGAGATCAGGGATGCTCTGCGTCCCGCGGCTGTGGCAAAGGTCACGCCGCAAACGCTGCTACAAAGCAAGCGCGCTTTCACCCCCCTTACAGCACTTACCGCTTACGATTATCCGACCGCTCGTCTGGCAGACGAAGCAGGAATCGACATGATCCTAGTGGGCGATTCCGTGGGCACGGCTGTTCTCGGATACGACAATACGCTTAGCGTAACCATGGACGACATGTTGCATCATGCGCGTGCTGCACGGCGGGGAACGCAGCGAGCCATGCTCGTTGTGGATATGCCTTACGGCAGCTATCAAGTGTCAATTGAAGACGCTGTTCGAAACGGACTGCGCTTTTTCAAAGAGAGTGGCAGCGAAGCAGTCAAGCTGGAAGGTGGGATTGCTTACGTCCCTCATGTCAAGGCATTAACGCAGTCGGAGATTCCTGTCGTCGGACATATCGGATTAACTCCGCAGTCAATCCATCGCATGGGTGGCTATCGTGTGCAAGGGCTTTCTGATGCAGCGGCGACACGTCTGCGCGATGACGCCAAAGCTCTCGAAGAAGCAGGTGCGATTGCGTTGGTGCTTGAGGGAATTCCCAGAGAACTCGCGGCTCAAATCACTGACGCTATCTCTATCCCAACGATTGGGATTGGCGCTGGTCCTGATTGTGACGGTCAAATCCTTGTATTCCATGACGTGTTCTCTCTGTCGTTCACACGGAAGCCGAAGTTCGTGCGCTCTTTTGGGGATGGACGTTCGCTGATGGAACAAGGAATCCGCGACTTTCGTGATGCTGTGGTGGCAAGAACATTTCCCGATGATCGTGAGAGCTATCACATGCCAA